In Luteitalea sp. TBR-22, one genomic interval encodes:
- a CDS encoding glucan 1,4-alpha-glucosidase, whose protein sequence is MSTVPRHAPGWPGIQPRWTTSAKSAVGTALRAGSKVWFTLSHGILNEVYYPRVDQACLRDLGLIVTDGSAGFSEEKRDTTNVTRWCDAGIPAFRLVNTCRDGRFRIEKAIVTDPRRDVLLQRVRFVPLVGAITDYRVHVLLAPHLANRGTGNTGVVGEFKGVRMLTAERDGAALAVACSKGWLRVSAGFVGRSDGWLDLATHRHLAWEYDRAENGNVALVGEVDLVGSDGQFVIALAFGSTVSEAAHGARASLFSSFDDAWDGYVAEWREWQHHIAPPQVERSPTCRLTRISATVLRCHEEKRLPGAMIASLSIPWGADKGDDDLGGYHLVWPRDLVEAAGGLLAAGARTDALRALQYLRVVQNPDGSWPQNMWVDGTPYWRGIQLDETALPILLVDLLQRHGDAQDLVATFWPMIRQAVSYIVTQGPVTEQDRWEEEPGFAPFTVAVQIAALIVAADIAGQLGEPETATYLCEIADGWNDTIDEALYVEGTALAAAIGVAGYYVKIAPPEPLDTASQAGQSGPDDDGHARPRERRRETVSPDALALVRFGLRAADDPRIVDTIRAIDSLLKVDTPHGPVWRRYNGDRYGEQEDGTAYSGTGIGRGWPLLTGERAHYEIAAGRFDEAAALMSSIERFAGDTGLIPEQVWDEADVPERELRFGGPTGSAMPLVWAHAEYLKLQRSINDQRIFDMPSRVRERYVTNRTRSRRACWRFNHRRRRLAQGLDLRIETLAATTVHWSTDGWATVHDTPSRDTLLGVHVTDLPAADLPAGAEILFTFFWTTADRWEQRDFQVTVSPSAQCRPDQRDGLETPSSTAAGEVCRPPLVPTGAADATDRAATRARPGRH, encoded by the coding sequence ATGAGCACCGTTCCACGCCACGCGCCGGGCTGGCCCGGGATCCAGCCGCGGTGGACTACCAGCGCCAAGTCGGCTGTCGGTACGGCATTGCGGGCCGGCAGCAAGGTCTGGTTCACGTTGAGCCACGGCATTCTCAACGAGGTGTACTACCCGCGGGTCGACCAGGCGTGCCTGCGCGACCTCGGCCTCATCGTCACCGACGGCAGCGCAGGGTTCTCGGAGGAGAAGCGGGACACCACGAACGTCACACGGTGGTGCGACGCCGGCATCCCTGCGTTTCGGCTGGTGAACACGTGCCGCGACGGGCGGTTCCGCATCGAGAAGGCGATCGTCACCGACCCTCGACGCGACGTCCTGCTGCAGCGGGTCCGGTTCGTCCCTCTCGTGGGCGCCATCACCGACTATCGCGTCCACGTGCTGCTCGCGCCGCACCTCGCCAATCGCGGCACGGGGAACACGGGCGTCGTCGGGGAGTTCAAGGGTGTGCGGATGCTCACGGCGGAACGCGACGGCGCGGCCCTCGCCGTCGCGTGTTCGAAGGGTTGGCTGAGAGTCTCGGCAGGCTTCGTCGGACGGTCTGACGGGTGGCTCGACCTGGCGACCCATCGCCATCTCGCCTGGGAGTACGACCGAGCCGAAAACGGCAACGTGGCGCTGGTCGGTGAGGTGGACCTCGTGGGGAGCGATGGACAGTTCGTGATCGCCCTTGCCTTCGGCTCGACGGTCAGCGAAGCCGCCCATGGTGCCCGGGCGAGCTTGTTCAGCTCGTTCGACGACGCGTGGGACGGCTATGTCGCCGAATGGCGCGAGTGGCAGCATCACATCGCCCCACCACAGGTCGAGAGGTCGCCGACGTGCCGCTTGACTCGCATCAGCGCCACCGTGCTTCGCTGCCACGAGGAGAAGCGCCTTCCCGGAGCCATGATTGCCAGCCTGTCGATTCCGTGGGGGGCCGACAAGGGCGATGACGACCTCGGCGGCTATCACCTGGTCTGGCCGCGCGATCTCGTGGAGGCCGCGGGAGGCCTGCTGGCGGCCGGTGCGCGCACCGATGCGCTGCGAGCGCTGCAGTACCTCCGGGTGGTGCAGAACCCGGACGGGTCATGGCCCCAGAACATGTGGGTCGATGGCACGCCGTACTGGCGCGGGATCCAGCTGGACGAGACGGCGTTGCCGATCCTGCTCGTCGACCTCCTCCAGAGGCACGGGGACGCTCAGGATCTGGTGGCGACGTTCTGGCCGATGATTCGCCAGGCCGTCAGCTACATCGTCACGCAGGGGCCCGTCACCGAGCAGGACCGATGGGAAGAGGAGCCGGGCTTCGCACCATTCACGGTCGCGGTCCAGATCGCCGCGCTCATCGTCGCCGCTGACATCGCCGGCCAGCTCGGAGAACCCGAGACGGCCACGTATCTCTGCGAGATCGCCGACGGCTGGAACGACACCATCGACGAGGCGCTCTACGTGGAGGGCACGGCCCTGGCCGCGGCCATCGGCGTCGCCGGGTACTACGTCAAGATCGCCCCACCGGAGCCCCTCGACACTGCATCGCAGGCGGGCCAATCCGGGCCCGACGACGATGGGCACGCACGCCCGCGTGAACGTCGCCGGGAGACCGTCAGCCCCGACGCGCTGGCGCTCGTGCGCTTCGGCCTTCGGGCCGCCGACGATCCGAGGATCGTGGACACGATTCGCGCGATCGACAGCCTCCTCAAGGTGGACACGCCGCATGGCCCGGTGTGGCGGCGGTACAACGGCGACCGCTACGGCGAGCAGGAGGATGGCACTGCGTACAGCGGCACCGGCATCGGGCGCGGCTGGCCGCTGCTCACCGGGGAGCGTGCGCACTACGAGATTGCGGCAGGCCGATTCGACGAGGCCGCCGCGTTGATGTCCTCGATCGAACGGTTCGCTGGAGACACCGGCCTGATTCCCGAGCAGGTGTGGGACGAGGCGGATGTACCGGAGCGCGAGCTTCGCTTCGGTGGGCCGACCGGCAGCGCCATGCCCCTCGTCTGGGCCCACGCCGAGTACCTCAAGCTGCAGCGGTCGATCAACGACCAACGAATCTTCGACATGCCGTCGCGAGTGCGGGAACGGTACGTGACCAACCGCACGCGGTCGCGTCGTGCGTGCTGGCGCTTCAATCACAGGCGCCGCAGGCTGGCGCAGGGCCTCGACCTGCGCATCGAGACGCTTGCCGCGACGACCGTCCACTGGAGCACCGACGGCTGGGCCACGGTGCACGACACGCCGTCGCGAGACACCCTGCTCGGCGTGCACGTGACCGACCTGCCGGCTGCCGATCTGCCGGCTGGCGCCGAGATCCTGTTCACGTTCTTCTGGACGACCGCCGATCGCTGGGAGCAGCGTGACTTCCAGGTGACCGTGAGTCCGTCCGCGCAATGTCGTCCCGATCAGCGAGACGGGCTGGAGACGCCTTCATCGACGGCCGCTGGGGAAGTGTGCCGCCCGCCCCTGGTGCCCACTGGTGCCGCTGATGCAACCGACCGCGCCGCGACGCGCGCACGGCCTGGTCGCCATTGA
- a CDS encoding N-acetylglucosamine-6-phosphate deacetylase, with protein sequence MPAADCLVIENATAILPDRLLPRARVVIEDGRIARVGGAATRVPRGARTLDARGGYAAPGFVDVHVHGGGGADFMDGTADAVRTACATHARHGTTTIFPTTTTGSPQEIARMIAACRAVRDQDGASAGPPRGARIAGIHLYGPFFAPDKVGCHSEAGRRDPTRAEFARYFATGMVRIATCAAELPGADRFFRQAAREGCLVTCGHSNASWAEMARAFAAGMRHVDHFWCAMSSVASVRARLGTPMQGSMEQYVLVNEDMSTEVIADGQHLAPELLRFAHRMLGPRRLLLVTDASRAVDMPPGRYRFGHAGTGTDFEHDGRVGRAPGGGLASSSMGMDHMVRTMAAATKAPLWDVVRMASLTPAERTGLADEIGSLAPGKRADVLVLSPRLKVRQVVIGGGVLSPVAAGA encoded by the coding sequence ATGCCTGCTGCCGACTGCCTGGTCATCGAGAACGCCACGGCCATCCTCCCGGACCGTCTCCTGCCGCGCGCGCGCGTGGTGATCGAGGACGGCCGCATCGCCCGTGTGGGAGGGGCGGCGACGCGCGTGCCCCGCGGCGCCCGCACCCTCGACGCCCGCGGCGGTTACGCGGCGCCAGGATTCGTGGACGTGCACGTCCACGGTGGGGGCGGCGCGGACTTCATGGACGGCACCGCCGATGCCGTGCGCACCGCGTGCGCCACCCACGCGCGCCACGGCACCACCACGATCTTTCCGACGACGACGACGGGATCGCCGCAGGAGATCGCGCGGATGATCGCCGCGTGCCGCGCGGTGCGCGACCAGGACGGCGCCTCGGCGGGTCCGCCGCGGGGCGCGCGCATCGCGGGCATCCACCTGTACGGCCCGTTCTTCGCGCCCGACAAGGTGGGGTGCCACTCGGAGGCAGGGCGTCGCGACCCCACACGCGCGGAGTTCGCGCGCTACTTCGCGACCGGGATGGTGCGGATCGCAACCTGTGCCGCGGAACTCCCCGGCGCCGACAGGTTCTTCCGCCAGGCGGCGCGGGAAGGCTGCCTGGTGACGTGCGGGCACTCGAACGCCTCGTGGGCGGAGATGGCGCGCGCGTTCGCGGCAGGCATGCGCCACGTGGATCACTTCTGGTGCGCGATGAGCAGCGTCGCGTCGGTCCGTGCGCGGCTCGGCACGCCGATGCAGGGCAGCATGGAGCAGTACGTGCTCGTGAACGAGGACATGAGCACCGAGGTGATCGCCGACGGGCAGCACCTCGCGCCGGAACTCCTTCGCTTTGCCCATCGGATGCTCGGCCCGCGCCGCCTGCTGCTGGTCACCGATGCAAGCCGTGCGGTGGACATGCCGCCTGGGCGCTACCGGTTCGGGCATGCGGGGACGGGCACCGACTTCGAGCACGACGGCCGGGTCGGTCGGGCGCCAGGTGGCGGACTCGCGAGTTCCTCGATGGGGATGGACCACATGGTGCGGACGATGGCGGCGGCGACGAAGGCGCCGCTGTGGGACGTCGTCCGCATGGCGAGCCTCACGCCCGCCGAGCGCACGGGCCTGGCCGACGAGATCGGCAGCCTCGCGCCGGGCAAGCGCGCCGACGTCCTCGTGCTGAGCCCGCGCCTGAAGGTGCGGCAGGTCGTCATCGGCGGCGGCGTGCTGTCACCCGTCGCAGCGGGAGCCTGA